The Periplaneta americana isolate PAMFEO1 chromosome 9, P.americana_PAMFEO1_priV1, whole genome shotgun sequence genome contains a region encoding:
- the LOC138706058 gene encoding luc7-like protein 3, with amino-acid sequence MAVLAAAALLDELMGRNRNIAPNDKGKELNWEDPEYCKLYLVKFCPHDLFVNTRADLGQCPKVHDDEVKSLYDKSNSYKKQQYEDEFIRFCQSMLNEVERKIVKGKQRLALIGKADAISLSPAQTQRNEEQIKFLTEKINSLVDEAEQMGIQGNVEQAQGLMKLCDQLKEEREQLRGNNENSHWQQTAELAAAQEKQMEVCDVCGAFLIVGDAQQRIDDHLMGKQHVGYARLKMAMEELINNRQKSRDDKERKREEERRERTRLREEEERRRDRERDREREERRRKREEEERNRNRPKHRSRSPKSYHRRSGSRSRSRTRRSSRDKDFSKRSAKSCEERGKSSQNSRSKSRDRNRDYKRKDEHDRDHHRRSNKDRGLNGDYGRHSSPSHRSSGRHHLDTKTGRSSSGGGDAGRVDE; translated from the exons ATGGCTGTGTTAGCAGCTGCAGCTTTACTCGATGAGTTAATGGGAAGAAATAGAAATATTGCCCCAAATGATAAAGGGAAAGAATTGAACTGGGAAGATCCGGAG tattgcaAGTTATACTTGGTGAAGTTTTGCCCTCACGACCTTTTCGTAAATACAAGAGCAGACTTGGGACAATGCCCTAAGGTTCATGATGATGAAGTCAAGAGTCTATACGATAAGTCAAACAGTTATAAAAAACAGCAATATGAAGACGAATTTATACGCTTCTGTCAAAGCATGTTAAATGAAGTGGAGAGAAAAATTGTCAAAGGCAAACAACGATTGGCTCTTATAGGAAAAGCTGATGCG ATCTCTCTCTCCCCAGCACAGACTCAGAGAAATGAGGAGCAGATAAAATTTCTTACAGAGAAAATCAATAGTTTAGTAGATGAGGCCGAACAAATGGGAATCCAAGGCAATGTGGAGCAGGCTCAGGGCCTTATGAAGCTCTGTGACCAGCTAAAAGAGGAGCGCGAACAGTTGAGAGGCAACAACGAAAACAGTCACTGGCAACAG ACTGCTGAACTGGCTGCAGCTCAAGAGAAACAAATGGAAGTCTGTGATGTCTGTGGAGCATTCCTTATTGTTGGGGATGCTCAGCAGCGAATAGATGATCATTTAATGGGAAAACAGCATGTTGGCTATGCCAGACTCAAGATGGCCATGGAAGAATTGATT AACAATCGTCAGAAGTCAAGGGATgacaaagagagaaaaagagaagaggaacGTCGGGAAAGAACACGTTTACGAGAGGAAGAAGAACGTAGGAGAGatagagaaagagatagagaacgagaagagagaagaagaaaaagggaggaggaagagaggaacagaaatcGACCAAAACATAGATCAAGAAGTCCAAAGTCATATCATCGTCGTAGTGGAAGCCGCAGTCGCAGTCGTACAAGAAGGAGCAGCCGAGACAAAGATTTCAGCAAAAGGAGTGCAAAAAGCTGTGAGGAGAGGGGCAA GTCATCTCAAAACAGCCGAAGTAAATCAAGAGACAGAAATCGAGATTACAAGCGAAAGGATGAGCATGATAGAGATCACCACCGCAGATCAAACAAGGATCGGG GGTTAAATGGAGACTATGGCCGTCACTCCTCACCATCACACCGATCCTCAGGTCGCCACCATCTGGACACCAAGACAGGCAGGAGCAGTAGCGGTGGCGGTGATGCGGGTCGTGTGGATGAATAG